The Terriglobales bacterium genome has a window encoding:
- a CDS encoding GntR family transcriptional regulator — protein sequence MARNNGNWPPAYQRIQGTIRERIEKGLLKPGDAVDSERELAKIHRVSLMTARHALAELQREGLVERRRGSGTFVAPPKIHFNKLTSLSEEMASRGLSARSRVLSSSVIDNANDIAARLALPATSRLLMVERLRQAANEPFALETCYFPADEFANMARVPLERGSLFALLEREHGLELAHADEEIDATAADPRTAELLAVTRGAPLLRIRQIIYSTQGKAILYVLGLYRSDRHTLRIRRFR from the coding sequence TTGGCGCGCAATAATGGCAACTGGCCCCCGGCTTACCAGAGAATCCAGGGCACGATACGAGAGCGGATCGAAAAAGGGCTGCTCAAACCTGGTGATGCCGTGGATTCAGAGAGAGAGCTAGCGAAAATCCATCGTGTGAGTCTTATGACCGCACGCCATGCTCTGGCAGAGCTTCAACGCGAAGGTCTGGTGGAGCGCCGGCGAGGATCCGGTACCTTTGTCGCTCCACCCAAAATTCACTTCAACAAATTAACAAGCCTGAGCGAGGAGATGGCGAGCAGGGGACTATCGGCGCGCTCCCGAGTCTTGAGTTCGAGTGTCATCGATAACGCCAATGACATTGCGGCGCGCCTGGCTTTACCCGCCACCAGCCGGCTGCTGATGGTAGAGCGGCTCAGACAAGCGGCCAATGAACCGTTTGCCCTCGAAACCTGTTATTTTCCCGCGGACGAATTCGCTAATATGGCGCGGGTGCCTCTGGAACGAGGTTCGTTGTTTGCACTGCTGGAGCGCGAGCACGGGCTCGAACTGGCCCATGCGGATGAAGAGATTGATGCAACAGCGGCCGATCCTAGAACAGCGGAGCTGTTGGCGGTTACGCGAGGAGCGCCGCTGCTCAGAATTCGCCAGATCATATATTCCACACAAGGCAAAGCTATTCTTTACGTGCTGGGCCTCTATCGCTCAGACCGGCACACACTGCGGATTCGCAGATTCAGATAA
- a CDS encoding M20/M25/M40 family metallo-hydrolase, translated as MNLVAANTTLPLSRRFCFCFPLFLTALLPLAAWGQSSADTDKIITEALKPSALEQNLRVLTDEVGGRVPGTPAMQKAIVWAVDAFKNAGEENVHVEPFTLPVSWTEGATKVGVVAPVDFKVRAVSIAWAPPLRGLVRARVVDVGDGSLANFHNAKNIAGAIILVHSDVLKSWDDLFAEYLKAPSIIEAAVHGKAAAIAFIATREHDILYRHINTLNGNLAPLPMVLLAREDGERIGRLIAVGQKVEVSLSIPNQVGGPVESNNVIAEIRGSEKPDEFVVLGAHLDSWELGTGALDNGCNAALVIDALRAIEASGLKPRRSIRFILFSGEEQGTLGSWAYVHDHRKELDNAVAAIVFDEGTGATTGFSLGGRNELLPAATELVKPFQQWKATGLTTDAFVGTDNFDFLLEGVPTFVANQKEANYLENYHATSDTYDKVDFVQLKKHVAIAAALAFELADSPQRFGTRQNRKQIEQLLQETHLDEQLKIFDLWSGWLNSNRGRQAEGKQ; from the coding sequence ATGAATCTTGTTGCAGCCAACACGACACTTCCACTTTCACGCAGATTTTGCTTTTGTTTTCCACTCTTTTTGACTGCGCTGCTGCCTCTTGCCGCCTGGGGACAATCTTCAGCCGATACCGACAAGATCATTACAGAGGCTCTCAAGCCTTCGGCCCTGGAGCAGAACCTGCGCGTTCTGACCGACGAGGTCGGCGGACGCGTTCCGGGTACTCCGGCGATGCAAAAGGCAATCGTGTGGGCGGTGGATGCATTTAAGAACGCGGGCGAAGAGAATGTCCACGTTGAACCGTTTACCCTGCCTGTTTCCTGGACGGAAGGCGCAACCAAGGTTGGGGTAGTCGCGCCGGTTGATTTCAAAGTCCGGGCGGTTTCAATTGCGTGGGCGCCACCTCTGCGCGGCCTGGTGCGCGCGCGTGTAGTGGACGTGGGTGATGGCAGCCTGGCCAACTTCCATAATGCAAAAAACATTGCGGGCGCGATTATTCTAGTGCACAGCGATGTGCTGAAAAGCTGGGACGATCTTTTCGCGGAATATCTCAAAGCGCCATCCATTATTGAAGCTGCAGTCCATGGAAAAGCAGCGGCTATCGCTTTTATTGCCACCCGCGAGCATGACATCCTCTATCGTCATATCAACACGCTGAATGGAAATCTTGCGCCGTTGCCCATGGTTTTGCTGGCACGCGAGGATGGCGAGCGTATCGGTCGCCTAATTGCCGTCGGGCAGAAAGTAGAAGTAAGCCTGAGCATTCCTAATCAAGTTGGTGGTCCGGTGGAAAGCAACAATGTGATTGCCGAAATTCGCGGCAGCGAGAAACCGGATGAGTTCGTGGTGCTGGGAGCGCACCTGGATTCCTGGGAGTTGGGCACCGGCGCGCTGGACAACGGCTGCAACGCGGCGCTGGTGATTGACGCGTTGCGCGCGATCGAAGCCAGCGGGCTGAAGCCGCGGCGGTCGATCAGGTTCATCCTATTTTCTGGCGAGGAGCAGGGAACGCTCGGCTCGTGGGCTTACGTCCACGATCATCGCAAGGAACTCGACAACGCGGTTGCAGCCATCGTTTTTGATGAGGGTACGGGAGCGACCACGGGTTTCTCTTTGGGAGGACGCAACGAACTGCTCCCCGCGGCCACGGAATTGGTTAAACCATTCCAACAGTGGAAAGCCACAGGTCTCACCACCGACGCTTTTGTCGGAACTGACAATTTCGATTTTCTGCTGGAGGGCGTGCCCACGTTTGTAGCAAACCAGAAGGAAGCGAATTACTTGGAGAATTACCACGCCACCTCCGATACCTACGACAAAGTTGATTTTGTGCAGTTGAAGAAACACGTGGCCATAGCAGCGGCGCTGGCATTCGAGCTTGCCGACAGTCCGCAGCGCTTTGGCACACGGCAGAACCGCAAGCAAATAGAACAGCTTTTACAGGAGACCCACTTGGACGAACAGTTGAAGATTTTTGATCTGTGGTCCGGTTGGCTCAATAGCAATCGCGGACGTCAAGCGGAGGGAAAACAATAG